In Silene latifolia isolate original U9 population chromosome 3, ASM4854445v1, whole genome shotgun sequence, a single window of DNA contains:
- the LOC141646569 gene encoding oxygen-evolving enhancer protein 1, chloroplastic-like codes for MAASLQASTTFLQSSKLSSRNTLLLRSTPNISKAFGTEQAAGTGRVSLSLQSHLKDLAHLCLDATKLAAFALATSALIASGANAEGVPKRLTFDEIQSKTYMEVKGTGTANQCPTLAGGSDSFAFKPGKYQAKKFCLEPTKFTVKAEGVSKNSPPDFQDTKLMTRLTYTLDEMEGPFEVSSDGTVKFEEKDGIDYAAVTVQLPGGERVPFLFTVKQLVASGKPESFSGEFLVPSYRGSSFLDPKGRGGSTGYDNAVALPAGGRGDEEELQKENVKNTASSTGKITLSVTKSNQETGEIIGVFQSLQPSDTDLGAKTPKDVKIEGIWYAQLE; via the exons ATGGCAGCCTCCCTTCAGGCATCTACTACATTCTTACAATCTTCTAAACTTAGCTCTAGAAACACCCTTCTACTCAGGTCTACCCCTAACATTTCCAAGGCTTTTGGCACTGAACAAGCTGCTGGGACTGGGAGGGTGTCTCTCTCACTTCAGTCTCATCTCAAGGACTTGGCTCACCTCTGCCTTGATGCCACCAAGCTCGCTGCCTTCGCTCTTGCCACTTCCGCCCTCATTGCTTCT GGAGCCAATGCAGAGGGAGTTCCTAAGAGACTAACCTTCGACGAGATTCAGAGCAAAACTTACATGGAAGTCAAAGGAACTGGAACTGCAAACCAGTGCCCCACCCTTGCAGGTGGATCCGATTCCTTCGCCTTCAAACCCGGCAAATACCAAGCCAAAAAATTCTGCCTTGAGCCAACCAAGTTCACTGTCAAAGCTGAGGGTGTGAGCAAGAACTCGCCACCCGATTTCCAAGACACCAAGCTCATGACCCGTCTCACATACACCCTTGATGAAATGGAGGGACCCTTCGAAGTCTCGTCTGACGGTACTGTCAAGTTCGAGGAGAAAGACGGGATCGATTATGCTGCTGTCACCGTGCAGCTGCCAGGGGGAGAGCGCGTTCCCTTTTTGTTCACTGTGAAGCAATTAGTTGCATCAGGCAAACCAGAAAGCTTCAGTGGAGAATTCCTGGTGCCGTCATATCGTGGTTCCTCCTTCCTAGACCCAAAGGGAAGAGGTGGGTCGACGGGTTATGACAATGCCGTAGCATTGCCGGCTGGAGGAAGAGGAGATGAAGAGGAGCTTCAAAAAGAGAACGTCAAGAATACGGCTTCATCGACAGGTAAGATTACATTGAGTGTGACCAAGAGCAACCAGGAAACAGGGGAAATTATTGGAGTATTCCAGAGCCTACAGCCATCTGACACCGATTTGGGAGCAAAGACTCCGAAAGATGTAAAGATTGAGGGAATCTGGTATGCACAGCTTGAGTAA
- the LOC141646566 gene encoding zinc finger A20 and AN1 domain-containing stress-associated protein 1-like, producing MAQNREKDETLELQVPAESPLSLSTPTGCGSIGPEPTRLDRKDACRPRSDPHTPGSPPTDERKRTATHQASTPDTAKRPVNRCSGCRKRVGLTGFRCRCGDLFCSDHRYSDRHDCSYDYKSAGREAIARENPVVRAAKILKV from the coding sequence ATGGCACAGAATAGAGAGAAAGACGAGACCCTGGAGCTCCAAGTTCCAGCTGAATCACCTCTTTCTCTCTCCACCCCCACCGGTTGCGGTTCCATCGGACCTGAACCCACCCGTTTAGACAGGAAGGACGCCTGCCGTCCCAGATCCGACCCCCATACACCCGGTTCCCCACCCACCGACGAACGTAAAAGGACCGCAACCCATCAAGCTTCAACACCTGACACCGCTAAGAGGCCGGTTAACCGATGCTCCGGATGTAGGAAACGGGTCGGACTCACCGGCTTCAGGTGCCGTTGCGGGGATCTGTTTTGCTCCGACCATAGGTACTCGGATCGCCATGACTGCTCCTACGATTACAAGTCCGCCGGTCGGGAAGCCATAGCTCGTGAGAACCCCGTCGTCCGAGCCGCTAAGATCTTAAAGgtttaa
- the LOC141646565 gene encoding zinc finger A20 and AN1 domain-containing stress-associated protein 8-like, translating to MDHDETGCQAAPEGPILCVNNCGFFGSVATMNMCSKCYKDAILKQEQAKLAATSIENIVNGSSSGSDKEPVLIGTVDVQVKPVELKAITRPESSPSGSEESVDVKPKQGPSRCTSCKKRVGLTGFSCRCGNLFCATHRYSDKHECPFDYRTAGQDAIAKANPVIKAEKLDKI from the coding sequence ATGGACCATGACGAGACTGGATGCCAAGCAGCCCCGGAGGGTCCAATCTTATGTGTCAATAACTGTGGCTTTTTCGGGAGTGTGGCTACCATGAACATGTGCTCCAAGTGCTACAAAGATGCCATTTTGAAGCAGGAGCAAGCTAAACTCGCTGCAACATCTATTGAAAACATCGTGAATGGATCGTCAAGTGGCAGTGATAAGGAACCCGTTCTAATAGGGACTGTGGATGTACAAGTTAAACCTGTGGAACTGAAAGCCATTACTAGACCAGAGTCAAGCCCATCGGGGTCGGAGGAGAGTGTGGATGTGAAGCCCAAACAAGGGCCAAGCAGGTGCACCTCCTGCAAGAAGAGGGTGGGTTTGACCGGGTTCAGTTGCCGGTGTGGGAACTTATTCTGTGCCACACATCGCTATTCGGACAAACATGAATGCCCCTTTGACTACCGCACGGCAGGGCAAGATGCTATAGCTAAGGCCAACCCTGTTATCAAGGCTGAGAAACTTGATAAAATCTGA
- the LOC141646568 gene encoding pentatricopeptide repeat-containing protein At2g21090-like, with protein MSINYMQYLSIIGECIRSRDLKLGRLLHSRFIKTSFIFDTILSNRLIELYAKCGSIKCAHNVFDELPLKNDRSWNILVSGYCRNALFDRAYQLLAQCPQPNIVSYTAVLSGLSQRCNHEASLCFFKRMQRMYKYKYNGLFLDEYTIVTVLSSSTVLRAVQLLRQLHGVVVVLGLEFHTVICNALIDSYGKLGYPDLSYRLFTRMVDRDVVSWSSMVSAFIKASRMEDASRVFHQMPLKNTVSWTTLITGFTKEGQGMEALSLFGEMQKDGVPPNAFTYVAALGACSGLALIEKGKQFHGRLIRSNNKDSLLNLYTCNALINMYCKCGDLRSASVLFDSMLEKDTISWNSLINGFAQNGHYKESLALFQRMIAVRLRPNNVTVLGVLSACCHTGLLDESMQILDLMGKQGLKPELQHYAIIIDLLGRKNRLEEALELIEKAPGPGGSNHVGMWGALLGACRVHGNAELAKKAADMLFMLEPSNSARYVMLSNIYSAGNQWDDSREVRRVMDEKGLRKEAGFSWIEVKDRRHEFVAKDKSHCCQEEIYEVIHWLLNQMCEVENSSCKEIDLEDQLLD; from the coding sequence ATGTCGATCAATTATATGCAGTATTTATCAATAATTGGTGAGTGCATCAGAAGCAGAGACCTGAAATTAGGCAGATTACTTCACTCCCGTTTCATTAAAACCTCCTTCATTTTCGACACCATCCTTTCAAATCGTCTTATTGAGTTATACGCCAAATGTGGTTCCATTAAATGTGCCCACAATGTTTTTGATGAGCTCCCACTTAAGAATGATCGATCTTGGAACATTCTCGTTTCTGGGTATTGTAGAAACGCTCTTTTTGACCGTGCATACCAACTGCTCGCTCAATGTCCTCAACCAAATATTGTTAGTTACACTGCTGTCCTTTCTGGTTTATCCCAGCGTTGTAATCACGAAGCATCCTTGTGTTTCTTTAAGAGGATGCAGAGGATGTACAAATACAAATACAATGGGTTGTTCTTGGATGAGTATACTATTGTCACCGTTTTGAGTAGCTCTACTGTTTTACGTGCTGTACAATTGTTGCGCCAGCTTCATGGCGTTGTTGTCGTGCTTGGATTAGAGTTTCATACCGTCATTTGTAATGCTCTGATTGATTCTTACGGGAAACTTGGTTACCCTGATTTGTCTTATCGACTGTTTACTCGAATGGTTGATCGAGATGTCGTGTCTTGGAGCTCCATGGTGTCTGCCTTCATTAAGGCATCGAGGATGGAGGATGCTAGTCGAGTTTTTCATCAAATGCCACTAAAGAATACAGTATCTTGGACCACATTGATAACCGGCTTCACCAAAGAAGGACAAGGAATGGAAGCTCTCAGTCTCTTTGGTGAGATGCAAAAAGACGGTGTGCCACCTAATGCGTTTACTTATGTAGCTGCTCTAGGCGCTTGCTCCGGTTTAGCACTCATTGAGAAAGGTAAACAATTTCATGGTCGCCTTATTAGATCAAACAATAAGGATTCTTTGTTGAATTTATATACCTGTAATGCTTTGATCAACATGTACTGCAAGTGTGGAGATTTGAGATCAGCAAGTGTGTTATTTGACTCGATGCTTGAAAAAGACACAATTTCTTGGAATTCGCTGATAAATGGCTTTGCTCAGAATGGTCATTATAAAGAGTCGCTTGCATTATTTCAAAGGATGATAGCAGTAAGACTAAGGCCAAACAATGTTACAGTTCTCGGGGTGCTTTCTGCTTGTTGTCACACAGGCCTGCTCGATGAAAGCATGCAAATACTGGACTTAATGGGCAAGCAAGGTCTAAAGCCGGAATTACAACACTATGCAATTATAATCGATTTGCTTGGAAGGAAGAACCGGCTTGAAGAGGCTTTGGAATTGATTGAAAAAGCCCCCGGTCCCGGTGGGTCCAATCATGTAGGAATGTGGGGTGCTTTGTTAGGTGCTTGTCGGGTTCATGGTAATGCGGAACTGGCTAAGAAGGCTGCGGACATGCTGTTCATGTTGGAGCCAAGTAATAGTGCTCGATATGTGATGTTGTCAAACATATACTCGGCGGGTAATCAATGGGATGATTCTCGGGAAGTGAGAAGGGTTATGGATGAAAAGGGGTTGAGGAAAGAAGCGGGTTTTAGTTGGATCGAAGTGAAGGATAGGAGACATGAATTTGTAGCGAAAGACAAGTCTCATTGCTGTCAGGAAGAGATATACGAGGTCATTCATTGGTTACTAAATCAAATGTGTGAAGTTGAAAATTCTTCCTGTAAAGAAATAGATCTTGAAGATCAGTTGTTGGACTAA
- the LOC141646562 gene encoding uncharacterized protein LOC141646562 encodes MRSGFCLVVILVVVLTVVNACRPSDRAALLSIKASLNEPYLGIFKSWSGPDCCHDWYGVTCDDASRVAEINLRGESEDPIFERAHRTGFMTGSLSSDICKLDRLSTLTIADWKGISGVIPECITSLILLHHLDLVGNKITGKIPSLIGQLKELTVINLADNALTGSIPPSLVNLGRLMHLDLRNNKLSGELPSEMGQLQMLSRALLSGNQLGGPFPTSIANIYRLSDLDLSLNRLSGEIPDVFDKMPVLSTLNLDGNMISGQLPKSLLRSSVSILNLSRNALEGELPDMFGPRSYFTALDLSYNRLSGPIPKSISSAAYIGHLDLSHNHLCGPIPNGAPFDHLEATSFAFNNCLCGKPLGSRC; translated from the coding sequence ATGAGAAGTGGGTTTTGCCTTGTAGTTATCCTAGTGGTTGTTTTAACTGTGGTTAATGCTTGCAGGCCATCAGATCGGGCAGCATTACTGTCCATCAAGGCCTCTCTAAATGAACCGTATTTGGGAATATTCAAGTCATGGTCCGGTCCAGATTGTTGTCATGATTGGTACGGGGTGACGTGTGACGATGCAAGCCGGGTTGCTGAGATTAATCTTCGTGGAGAATCCGAAGACCCGATTTTTGAGCGGGCTCACCGAACCGGGTTCATGACCGGTTCTTTATCCTCGGATATATGCAAGCTAGATCGGCTTAGCACCCTCACAATTGCAGATTGGAAGGGTATTTCCGGTGTGATCCCGGAGTGCATCACCTCACTCATCCTCCTCCACCACCTCGACCTTGTCGGGAATAAAATTACTGGTAAGATTCCAAGCCTTATTGGTCAGTTGAAAGAGCTGACTGTTATTAATCTAGCTGATAACGCTCTTACCGGTTCAATCCCTCCATCCCTTGTTAATTTGGGCCGGTTGATGCACCTGGACCTAAGGAATAATAAACTTTCGGGTGAGTTGCCAAGTGAAATGGGCCAGCTCCAGATGTTGAGTCGGGCTTTGCTAAGTGGTAACCAGCTTGGTGGGCCTTTTCCCACTTCCATAGCCAATATTTATCGGTTGTCTGATTTGGATCTTTCTTTGAATAGATTATCGGGTGAAATACCCGATGTGTTCGACAAAATGCCGGTTTTGTCAACTCTGAATTTAGATGGTAACATGATTTCGGGTCAATTACCAAAGAGTCTGTTAAGGTCGAGTGTGAGCATATTGAATTTGAGCAGAAATGCTTTAGAAGGTGAGCTGCCGGATATGTTTGGGCCGAGGTCGTATTTCACAGCTCTGGACTTGTCTTACAACCGGTTAAGTGGGCCGATACCCAAGTCCATATCTTCGGCTGCGTATATCGGGCATTTGGACTTGAGTCATAACCACCTATGTGGACCGATTCCAAATGGGGCTCCATTTGATCACCTTGAAGCCACCTCATTTGCGTTCAATAATTGTCTATGTGGGAAGCCCCTTGGCAGTAGATGTTGA